One Heterodontus francisci isolate sHetFra1 chromosome 3, sHetFra1.hap1, whole genome shotgun sequence DNA window includes the following coding sequences:
- the cmpk2 gene encoding UMP-CMP kinase 2, mitochondrial, producing the protein MNVRCSLEMAQSLGSALYKEWAKRVFAIECPSNSEPLYFALNPTSEGPWDENSRLHQLLTRGQTYSVCIASENRIQGAESYVHLQDKLTRLPERCRVMELLAFSPNKEGSLIKGFLVQDDQNYKDTERLLQDLVRKSGQTSLCSYTRDDGGRIWQRLRLVTGGQEREIFRNCVSVAGRPELHPSVLNIKNSVVFCKYEDAYGVLEECVGMIPKVKDVLQIANQCDRTSRKGPLPVIVIEGLDATGKSTLTEALRDSIQATLLKSPPDCIGHLRKTFDVKPPLIRRAFYALGNYITASIIASESEKSPVIVDRFWHSTAAYAIATEVSGKVENLPPPHHELYQWPQDLLQPDMVLLLTVNAEERVRRLEGRGEMRTKEEIELEANNLFRQKVEATYRRMENPACVVIDASASKEEVLKDALLVIQRYCGIERT; encoded by the exons ATGAATGTCCGCTGTAGCCTGGAGATGGCCCAGTCACTCGGATCGGCTCTGTATAAGGAATGGGCTAAAAGGGTCTTTGCAATCGAGTGCCCCAGTAACTCAGAGCCACTTTATTTTGCTCTAAACCCAACTTCTGAGGGGCCCTGGGATGAGAATTCCCGTTTGCACCAACTCCTCACCCGCGGTCAAACGTATTCGGTTTGCATCGCGTCTGAAAACAGGATTCAAGGTGCAGAATCTTATGTCCATCTGCAAGACAAACTGACAAGGCTGCCTGAAAGGTGCCGCGTTATGGAACTGCTGGCATTTTCCCCAAACAAGGAGGGATCTTTGATCAAGGGGTTTTTGGTTCAAGACGATCAAAATTATAAGGACACAGAGCGTCTCTTGCAGGATCTGGTCCGTAAAAGTGGGCAGACAAGTCTCTGCAGCTACACGAGGGATGATGGGGGCAGAATATGGCAGAGACTCAGGCTGGTCACTGGTGGGCAGGAGAGAGAGATCTTCAGAAACTGTGTCTCTGTGGCTGGAAGACCAGAGCTTCATCCGTCTGTGTTAAACATCAAAAACTCAGTTGTATTCTGCAAGTATGAAGATGCTTATGGTGTTTTAGAAGAG TGTGTAGGTATGATTCCCAAAGTCAAGGATGTTCTGCAAATAGCAAATCAATGCGACAGGACTTCCAGAAAGGGCCCACTTCCAGTAATTGTGATAGAAGGACTTGATGCAACAG GAAAAAGTACATTGACTGAGGCTTTAAGAGACTCTATTCAAGCAACACTTCTGAAGTCTCCACCAGACTGCATTGGCCACTTGAGAAAAACGTTTGATGTAAAGCCACCTCTCATTCGACGGGCTTTTTATGCTTTGGGCAATTACATTACTGCCTCCATCATAGCGAGTGAATCTGAAAAGTCTCCAGTAATCGTGGATCG GTTCTGGCATAGCACTGCAGCATATGCGATCGCAACAGAAGTCAGTGGAAAGGTGGagaacctccctccccctcaccatgaATTGTACCAATGGCCCCAGGATCTACTTCAACCAGATATGGTGCTGTTGCTCACAGTCAATGCAGAAGAGAGAGTCCGTCGTTTAGAAGGAAGAGGAGAGATGAGAACAAAGGAAGAAATCGAGCTAGAAGCAAACAATCTATTTCGACAAAA GGTGGAAGCAACTTACAGAAGAATGGAGAATCCAGCTTGTGTTGTAATCGATGCCAGTGCTTCAAAGGAAGAGGTTCTCAAAGATGCTCTTCTCGTAATTCAGAGATATTGTGGCATTGAACGAACTTGA